One Pseudomonas muyukensis DNA segment encodes these proteins:
- the paaX gene encoding phenylacetic acid degradation operon negative regulatory protein PaaX, with the protein MSSLAPLNHLITRFQEQTPIRASSLIITLYGDAIEPHGGTVWLGSLINLLEPMGINERLIRTSIFRLTKEGWLTAEKVGRRSYYSLTGTGRRRFEKAFKRVYSANLPAWNGAWTLVLLSQLEAPKRKAVREELEWQGFAAMGPNLLGCPRSDRSDLAATLREQDAEDGSIVFETQAQQVLASKALRAQVRESWNIDELGQHYSEFIRLFRPLWQAMKALQAPEPQDCFLARMLLIHEYRRLLLRDPQLPEELLPGDWEGRAARQLCRNLYRLVQARAEEYLADALETADGPLPDANESYFRRFGGLEP; encoded by the coding sequence ATGAGCAGCCTTGCCCCCCTGAATCACCTGATCACCCGCTTCCAGGAGCAGACACCGATCCGCGCCAGTTCGCTGATCATCACCCTGTACGGCGATGCCATCGAGCCCCACGGCGGCACGGTGTGGCTGGGCAGCCTGATCAACCTGCTGGAACCGATGGGCATCAACGAACGGTTGATCCGCACCTCGATCTTCCGCCTGACCAAGGAAGGCTGGCTAACCGCCGAGAAGGTCGGCCGGCGCAGTTACTACAGCTTGACCGGCACCGGCCGGCGGCGTTTCGAGAAGGCCTTCAAGCGCGTCTACAGCGCCAACCTGCCGGCGTGGAACGGCGCCTGGACGCTGGTGTTGCTCAGCCAACTGGAGGCGCCCAAGCGCAAGGCCGTGCGCGAAGAACTGGAGTGGCAGGGGTTTGCCGCCATGGGCCCGAACCTGCTGGGTTGTCCGCGCAGCGATCGTAGCGACCTGGCCGCCACGCTGCGCGAACAGGACGCCGAGGATGGCAGCATCGTGTTCGAGACCCAGGCCCAGCAGGTGCTGGCCTCCAAGGCCCTGCGCGCCCAGGTGCGGGAAAGCTGGAACATCGACGAACTGGGGCAGCACTACAGCGAATTCATTCGTTTGTTCAGGCCACTTTGGCAAGCCATGAAAGCGCTGCAAGCACCTGAGCCGCAGGATTGTTTCCTCGCCCGCATGCTGCTGATTCACGAGTACCGCCGGCTGCTGCTGCGCGACCCGCAGTTGCCGGAAGAACTACTGCCCGGCGATTGGGAAGGGCGCGCCGCCCGGCAACTGTGCCGCAACCTGTATCGCCTGGTGCAGGCCAGGGCAGAGGAGTACCTAGCCGATGCGCTGGAAACGGCGGATGGGCCGTTGCCAGATGCCAACGAGAGTTACTTCCGCCGCTTTGGTGGGCTGGAGCCATGA
- a CDS encoding RHS repeat domain-containing protein codes for MADNHALHKGTPSVTVQGNRAEVLREIRYCRHPDLPGLDTRITAHRCNALGHPVQSIDPRLAALQQTDPSVKANLVLQPAFTGAVLASQSVDAGNVITLNDCAGRPLLRVGATGVMRRWHYEQAPQPGRLLQVDEQLPAAPAQITERLVWAANDPAAKARNLAGQLSRHYDTAGRQQLDSLGLTGATLSATRQLLEDGDSADWQGADEATWADLLAPDVFTSSCSVDATGAPLTQVDAQGHGQRHHYDVTASLAGTLLALKGMGERPVLTSLSYSAAGQKLREAHANDVVTHFTYEPRTQRLLRLKTEHSAKATVLQDLHYAFDPVGNVLRVSNAAEARRFARNRAIEAVNTYGYDTLYQLITATGREMAGSGRHNRQRPAALPVAVNDGSYANYTRRYAYDRGGNLLSTAHTSDVAEHDFTFSLTVSGHSNRAVPDTLTTDPALVDSFFDAAGNQRQLQPGQTLDWTWREQLLRVTPVARDVAGLDDQESYRYGADGLRIVKASSREAKAVTHRQRVLYLPGLEVRTRHQDDVPKEALQVVTVGQAARAQVRALHWDSGLPGGIANDGLRYSYDNLIGSSCLELDDKGLVISQEEYYPYGGTAVWSARSQVEADYKTVRYSGKERDATGLYYYGYRYYQPFGRWLSADPAGAVDGLNLYAMARNNPTTFSDDSGLDAISVHEMYHKMQGVAAASRIVQETHEHVAAFLKNKRSAIAFAFTYTVGAEILATLYGKLGGIAGLVVAGPKGAYLGNLLAKEGVKAILPKVPATPNIKIADQMKKQTRGAGEVATDFLKDKLHPEKVRDKLSDSGTNDRLTDALQRAGGETSVVLPITQAGDAAMGLSIPFSGFIHAVEDLLKASKLTKEQLIDTMLESLARAEGYLIELHASIMEGFETHGRSVQYMQAGTRLGDLGPGGWTTQPRKDRGINGQDVGVKIDVIRHPLSGGWALKNDYMNTYTMATANIQKTRAHINAFRS; via the coding sequence GTGGCTGACAATCATGCGCTCCATAAAGGCACGCCCTCTGTGACTGTACAGGGCAATCGCGCAGAGGTCCTTCGCGAAATACGCTATTGCCGGCATCCTGACCTGCCAGGCTTGGATACGCGCATCACCGCACACCGGTGCAACGCCCTAGGCCATCCGGTACAAAGCATCGACCCCAGGCTTGCCGCGCTCCAGCAGACAGACCCGAGCGTAAAAGCCAACCTGGTCCTGCAGCCGGCATTTACCGGCGCAGTGCTTGCCAGCCAAAGCGTCGACGCTGGCAATGTAATCACCTTGAATGACTGCGCCGGTCGCCCGCTGCTGCGGGTCGGCGCCACAGGCGTCATGCGCCGCTGGCACTATGAACAGGCGCCGCAGCCCGGGCGTTTGCTCCAGGTCGATGAGCAACTGCCCGCCGCACCCGCGCAGATAACCGAGCGGCTGGTCTGGGCGGCCAACGACCCGGCAGCGAAGGCGCGCAACCTGGCCGGGCAACTGAGCCGGCACTACGACACCGCCGGCCGGCAGCAACTCGACAGCCTGGGTTTGACCGGCGCGACGCTTTCGGCCACTCGACAACTGCTCGAGGACGGCGACAGCGCAGATTGGCAAGGCGCGGACGAAGCCACCTGGGCAGACCTGCTCGCCCCTGATGTATTCACCAGCAGCTGCAGCGTTGATGCAACCGGGGCGCCGCTGACCCAGGTCGATGCCCAGGGGCATGGGCAACGCCACCACTATGACGTCACCGCAAGCCTGGCGGGCACCCTCCTCGCCCTCAAGGGCATGGGCGAACGGCCAGTCCTCACATCGCTCAGCTACTCTGCCGCCGGCCAGAAGCTGCGCGAAGCCCATGCCAACGACGTGGTCACCCACTTTACCTATGAGCCCCGTACCCAGCGGCTGCTACGGCTGAAGACCGAGCACTCGGCAAAGGCAACCGTACTGCAGGACCTGCACTATGCGTTCGATCCGGTTGGCAACGTGCTGCGTGTGAGCAATGCCGCCGAGGCCAGGCGCTTCGCCCGCAACCGCGCCATCGAGGCGGTCAACACCTATGGCTATGACACCTTGTACCAGCTGATCACGGCCACAGGCCGCGAAATGGCTGGTTCAGGACGACACAACCGCCAGCGCCCAGCGGCCCTGCCCGTGGCCGTCAACGATGGCAGCTACGCCAACTACACCCGTCGCTATGCCTACGATCGGGGCGGCAACCTGTTGAGCACGGCCCACACCAGCGACGTCGCCGAGCACGACTTCACCTTCAGCCTGACGGTATCCGGCCATAGCAACCGCGCGGTCCCAGACACCCTCACCACGGATCCGGCGCTGGTCGATAGCTTCTTCGATGCCGCAGGCAACCAGCGTCAGTTGCAGCCTGGGCAGACACTGGATTGGACCTGGCGTGAACAGCTGTTGCGGGTGACCCCCGTTGCGCGCGATGTCGCGGGCCTGGATGACCAGGAAAGCTACCGCTACGGCGCTGACGGCCTGCGCATTGTCAAAGCCTCCAGCCGCGAAGCCAAGGCGGTGACCCATCGTCAGCGTGTGCTCTACCTGCCGGGTTTGGAAGTCCGCACGCGCCACCAGGATGACGTGCCCAAGGAAGCGCTGCAGGTGGTGACGGTTGGCCAGGCGGCGCGCGCGCAAGTGCGGGCGCTGCATTGGGACAGCGGGCTGCCGGGGGGCATTGCCAATGATGGCCTGCGCTACAGCTACGACAACCTCATCGGCAGCAGTTGCCTGGAGCTGGACGACAAAGGGTTGGTCATTAGCCAAGAGGAATACTACCCCTACGGCGGTACTGCGGTCTGGTCCGCGCGCAGCCAGGTGGAGGCTGACTACAAGACCGTGCGCTACTCGGGCAAGGAGCGCGATGCCACGGGCCTGTACTACTACGGCTATCGCTACTACCAGCCGTTTGGGCGTTGGTTGAGTGCCGATCCGGCAGGCGCCGTCGATGGGCTCAACTTGTACGCGATGGCAAGAAACAATCCCACGACATTCAGCGATGACAGCGGCCTGGATGCGATTAGCGTCCACGAGATGTATCACAAGATGCAGGGTGTAGCTGCTGCTTCACGTATTGTCCAAGAGACCCACGAACACGTTGCCGCTTTCCTGAAAAATAAAAGATCCGCGATTGCCTTTGCTTTTACCTACACCGTCGGTGCGGAGATTCTTGCCACGCTCTACGGAAAGCTGGGAGGTATTGCAGGCTTGGTGGTGGCGGGACCCAAGGGGGCCTACCTGGGGAATTTGCTGGCAAAAGAAGGGGTAAAAGCCATCCTGCCAAAAGTGCCGGCTACCCCCAACATAAAAATAGCCGATCAAATGAAAAAACAAACCCGTGGTGCAGGCGAGGTGGCAACAGACTTTCTCAAGGACAAGCTTCATCCCGAAAAAGTCCGCGACAAGCTGAGCGACAGTGGTACCAATGACCGTCTTACCGATGCGCTGCAGCGTGCTGGAGGCGAAACCTCTGTGGTTCTGCCCATTACACAAGCCGGTGACGCAGCCATGGGCTTATCTATCCCATTCTCTGGCTTCATCCATGCCGTCGAAGACCTTCTCAAGGCGTCAAAACTGACAAAAGAGCAGTTGATCGACACCATGCTCGAGAGCCTTGCGCGGGCTGAGGGTTATTTAATCGAGTTGCATGCATCCATCATGGAAGGGTTCGAAACCCATGGCAGGAGCGTCCAGTACATGCAAGCCGGTACACGGCTGGGCGACTTGGGGCCGGGGGGGTGGACGACTCAACCTAGGAAGGACAGGGGCATAAATGGACAGGATGTCGGTGTAAAAATAGATGTCATTAGGCACCCTTTATCCGGTGGCTGGGCGCTCAAAAATGACTATATGAATACCTACACAATGGCCACGGCCAATATTCAGAAAACCAGGGCTCATATCAATGCGTTTCGCAGTTAA
- a CDS encoding RHS repeat domain-containing protein — protein sequence MGRGALDRDTPSVAVRGNRGEAVGEIRYCRHPEIPGLDTRITRQQCNAQGHPVQSIDPRLAALQQTDPSVKANLVLQPAFTGAVLASQSVDAGNVITLNDCAGRPLLRVGATGVMRRWHYEQAPQPGRLLQVDEQLPAAPAQITERLVWAANDPAAKARNLAGQLSRHYDTAGRQQLDSLGLTGATLSATRQLLEDGDSADWQGADEATWADLLAPDVFTSSCSVDATGAPLTQVDAQGHGQRHHYDVTGSLAGTLLALKGMGERPVLTSLSYSAAGQKLREAHANEVVTHFTYEPRTQRLLRLKTEHSAKATVLQDLHYAFDPVGNVLRVSNAAEARRFARNRAIEAVNTYGYDTLYQLITTTGREMAGSGRHNRQRPAALPVAANDGSYANYTRRYAYDRGGNLLSTAHTSDVAEHDFTFSLTVSGHSNRAVPDTLTTDPALVDSFFDAAGNQRQLQPGQTLDWTWREQLLRVTPVARDVAGLDDQESYRYGADGLRIVKASSREAKAVTHRQRVLYLPSLEIRTRHQDDVPKEALQVVTVGQAGRAQVRALHWDSGLPGGIANDGLRYSYDNLIGSSCLELDDKGLVISQEEYYPYGGTAVWSARSQVEADYKTLRYSGKERDATGLYYYGYRYYQPFGRWLSADPAGAVDGLNLYRMVRNNPATLKDLLGLAPGDSEKDEDVYNKYSAVKATIGIVHDAEEAVAGFVKSKSRTVVLGGVSMITAEFFNSFVGALGTGLSGNPLVGTAASTTTSLAISVSGAVPRPLPDTNVQAMVESQTRSLFSKLKLKAVSYVKEGGLRDTLVNAGLNKMLGYFSGTAVSLPFMAVYNASKLIRKAANLSKPELMKSMLEDLSRLEQYLQQLNDEVLKAFDNEGVPIGLYKGQWLAAPPTASEQDIGIKVSVLTRATRKNEWISKRAYMENYEQAQNHIRRTRTKVTLYAAAYKK from the coding sequence ATGGGCCGTGGAGCACTGGATCGCGACACCCCATCGGTCGCCGTGCGCGGCAACCGTGGCGAAGCTGTCGGTGAAATTCGTTATTGCCGCCACCCCGAGATTCCGGGGCTGGACACGCGCATCACCCGCCAGCAGTGCAACGCCCAGGGCCATCCGGTACAAAGCATCGACCCCAGGCTTGCCGCGCTCCAGCAGACAGACCCGAGCGTAAAAGCCAACCTGGTCCTGCAGCCGGCATTTACCGGCGCAGTGCTTGCCAGCCAAAGCGTCGACGCTGGCAATGTAATCACCTTGAATGACTGCGCCGGTCGCCCGCTGCTGCGGGTCGGTGCCACAGGCGTCATGCGCCGCTGGCACTATGAACAGGCGCCGCAGCCCGGGCGTTTGCTCCAGGTCGATGAGCAACTGCCCGCCGCACCCGCGCAGATTACCGAGCGGCTGGTCTGGGCGGCCAACGACCCGGCAGCGAAGGCGCGCAACCTGGCCGGGCAACTGAGCCGGCACTACGACACCGCCGGCCGGCAGCAACTCGACAGCCTGGGTTTGACCGGCGCGACGCTTTCGGCCACCCGACAACTGCTCGAGGACGGCGACAGCGCAGATTGGCAAGGCGCGGACGAAGCCACCTGGGCAGACCTGCTCGCCCCTGATGTATTCACCAGCAGCTGCAGCGTTGATGCAACCGGGGCGCCGCTGACCCAGGTCGATGCCCAGGGGCATGGGCAACGCCACCACTATGACGTCACCGGAAGCCTGGCGGGCACCCTCCTCGCCCTCAAGGGCATGGGCGAACGGCCAGTCCTCACATCGCTCAGCTACTCTGCCGCCGGCCAGAAGCTGCGCGAAGCCCATGCCAACGAGGTGGTCACCCACTTTACCTATGAGCCCCGTACTCAGCGGCTGCTACGGCTGAAGACCGAGCACTCGGCAAAGGCAACCGTGCTGCAGGACCTGCACTATGCGTTCGATCCGGTTGGCAACGTGCTGCGTGTGAGCAATGCCGCCGAGGCCAGGCGCTTCGCCCGCAACCGCGCCATCGAGGCGGTCAACACCTATGGCTATGACACCTTGTACCAGCTGATCACGACCACAGGCCGTGAAATGGCTGGTTCAGGACGACACAACCGCCAGCGCCCAGCGGCCCTGCCCGTGGCCGCCAACGATGGCAGCTACGCCAACTACACCCGTCGCTATGCCTACGATCGGGGCGGCAACCTGTTGAGCACGGCCCACACCAGCGACGTCGCCGAGCACGACTTCACCTTCAGCCTGACGGTATCCGGCCATAGCAACCGCGCGGTCCCAGACACCCTCACCACGGACCCGGCGCTGGTCGATAGCTTCTTCGATGCCGCAGGCAACCAGCGTCAGTTGCAGCCTGGGCAGACACTGGATTGGACCTGGCGTGAACAGCTGTTGCGGGTGACCCCCGTTGCGCGCGATGTCGCGGGCCTGGATGACCAGGAAAGCTACCGCTACGGCGCTGACGGCCTGCGCATTGTCAAAGCCTCCAGCCGCGAAGCCAAGGCGGTGACCCATCGTCAGCGCGTGCTCTACCTGCCGAGTTTGGAAATCCGCACGCGCCACCAGGATGACGTGCCCAAGGAAGCGCTGCAGGTGGTGACGGTTGGCCAGGCGGGGCGTGCGCAAGTGCGGGCGCTGCATTGGGACAGCGGGCTGCCGGGGGGCATTGCCAATGATGGCCTGCGCTACAGCTACGACAACCTCATCGGCAGCAGTTGCCTGGAGCTGGACGACAAAGGGTTGGTCATTAGCCAAGAGGAATACTACCCCTACGGCGGTACTGCGGTCTGGTCCGCGCGCAGCCAGGTGGAGGCTGACTACAAGACGCTGCGCTACTCGGGCAAGGAGCGCGATGCCACGGGCCTGTACTACTACGGCTATCGCTACTACCAGCCGTTTGGGCGTTGGTTGAGTGCCGATCCGGCAGGCGCCGTCGATGGGCTCAACTTGTACCGAATGGTCCGCAACAACCCGGCGACGCTGAAGGATCTCCTTGGGCTGGCCCCCGGTGACAGCGAAAAAGATGAAGACGTGTACAACAAGTACAGCGCGGTCAAGGCGACGATCGGCATCGTTCATGACGCGGAAGAAGCGGTAGCCGGCTTCGTCAAATCAAAGTCCAGAACCGTCGTGCTGGGCGGGGTCTCGATGATCACGGCGGAATTCTTCAATAGTTTTGTTGGGGCACTGGGAACCGGCTTGAGTGGCAACCCCCTGGTAGGCACCGCTGCGAGCACGACGACCAGTCTGGCTATCAGTGTATCGGGCGCGGTACCTCGGCCGCTCCCTGATACCAACGTGCAAGCGATGGTCGAGAGCCAGACGCGAAGCCTCTTCAGCAAACTGAAGCTGAAGGCCGTGAGTTATGTGAAAGAAGGCGGATTGCGTGACACGCTCGTCAACGCAGGGCTGAACAAGATGCTTGGCTACTTTTCCGGCACAGCTGTATCCCTGCCCTTCATGGCCGTTTACAACGCCAGCAAGTTGATCCGCAAAGCGGCCAACCTGTCGAAGCCTGAACTGATGAAGTCGATGCTGGAGGACCTCTCCAGGCTGGAGCAGTATCTGCAACAGTTGAACGACGAGGTGCTGAAAGCCTTTGACAATGAAGGGGTGCCTATTGGGCTGTACAAGGGGCAGTGGCTGGCAGCGCCTCCCACCGCCAGTGAGCAGGACATCGGTATCAAGGTTTCCGTATTGACGCGCGCGACCAGAAAGAACGAGTGGATCAGCAAGCGCGCCTATATGGAGAACTATGAGCAAGCTCAAAACCATATACGACGCACCCGAACCAAGGTGACGTTATACGCGGCTGCATACAAAAAATGA
- a CDS encoding fatty acid desaturase family protein — protein MTKDQWLAARQQIPDGAKEPWTVMLWLADLLLLVLAWNLWLTDALLLKVLGLVLAGFATVQVYLILHEALHGAAAQNRRLNDFIGHCSGWLIALPFLVRRRFHMAHHTWTAHPLNDPENRGMIEKFAVMTKKQERTLEFIWKHWIPMIAANHFLLNWRAPFIARAKGDDSPRLLKEVRFAQLYLLGYGVAAALALSLGHLLDLLSFYLIVWVFLFFMVELLNLPHHAEAPLLARDAERLQFWEQDQVSHDCKSLPLWSRFVILNFNLHIVHHAFPSVPWYRLPEVNRLLHEQEVGHEPSQIHEWAFARKNRRRPLLQLMGHFFDRRG, from the coding sequence ATGACCAAAGACCAATGGCTGGCCGCTCGCCAGCAGATCCCCGACGGCGCCAAGGAACCCTGGACCGTCATGTTGTGGCTGGCCGACCTGTTGCTGCTGGTGCTCGCCTGGAACCTGTGGCTGACGGATGCCCTGCTGCTCAAGGTGCTGGGGCTGGTGCTGGCAGGGTTCGCCACGGTGCAGGTCTACCTGATCCTGCACGAGGCCTTGCACGGCGCGGCCGCGCAGAACAGGCGACTCAACGACTTCATCGGCCATTGCAGTGGCTGGCTGATCGCCTTGCCGTTCCTGGTCCGCCGGCGCTTCCACATGGCCCACCACACCTGGACCGCACACCCGCTGAACGATCCAGAAAACCGCGGCATGATCGAGAAGTTCGCGGTGATGACCAAGAAACAAGAGCGCACGCTGGAGTTCATCTGGAAGCACTGGATCCCGATGATCGCCGCCAACCATTTCCTGCTCAACTGGCGCGCACCGTTCATCGCCAGGGCCAAGGGCGATGATTCGCCACGGCTGCTCAAGGAGGTGCGTTTCGCCCAGCTGTACCTGCTGGGGTACGGGGTGGCGGCGGCGCTGGCCTTGAGCCTGGGGCACCTGCTGGATCTGCTGTCGTTCTACCTGATCGTCTGGGTGTTCCTGTTCTTCATGGTCGAACTGCTCAACTTGCCGCACCATGCCGAGGCGCCCCTGCTGGCCAGGGATGCCGAGCGCCTGCAGTTCTGGGAGCAGGACCAGGTGTCCCATGACTGCAAGAGCCTGCCGCTGTGGTCACGTTTCGTGATCCTCAACTTCAACCTGCACATCGTCCACCACGCCTTCCCTTCCGTGCCTTGGTACCGCCTGCCCGAGGTCAACAGGTTGCTGCACGAACAGGAGGTTGGCCATGAGCCTTCGCAAATCCATGAATGGGCCTTTGCCCGAAAAAATCGTCGGCGGCCGTTGCTTCAGCTGATGGGGCACTTCTTCGATCGACGGGGCTAA
- a CDS encoding GNAT family N-acetyltransferase, with protein sequence MSGLQLWYVVELDSIIMGCGCIARRPWNQSWEVCHGVVHPAARRTGAISKLIELSFDSHRPQPMELGFYVTRNIASHALMLKLRPGVLVGHDGGPDTVDGIREYHLTALLPAKLAGLRHIAPWYARAPGTEVISQHLYPALGLEARPGTYPQTCLSGPASLASHGQLLYCHDPDNSTLTLSGQAGGYLPQPRALAEINSLLRQSPDLQYVCVQILADKLELLAGLVGLGFAITAYLPAWHLEGGARYDCIQLVLQTFASRPRSHGFDDQVTFFDLAYAQLAKRLCGLRLAQAHA encoded by the coding sequence ATGTCCGGGCTACAACTCTGGTATGTGGTGGAACTTGATTCGATCATCATGGGTTGCGGTTGCATTGCCCGGCGCCCCTGGAACCAGTCCTGGGAGGTCTGTCACGGCGTGGTCCATCCCGCCGCGCGCAGGACCGGCGCCATTTCCAAGCTGATCGAGCTGAGCTTCGACAGCCATCGCCCACAGCCCATGGAGCTGGGGTTCTACGTCACCCGCAACATCGCCAGCCATGCCTTGATGCTCAAGCTCCGGCCTGGCGTACTGGTGGGCCACGACGGCGGTCCCGACACGGTGGACGGCATTCGCGAATACCACCTGACCGCCCTGCTCCCTGCCAAATTGGCTGGCTTGCGGCATATCGCCCCGTGGTACGCGCGCGCCCCCGGCACAGAGGTGATCAGCCAGCACCTGTATCCGGCGCTTGGCCTTGAAGCCAGGCCAGGCACTTATCCGCAGACCTGCCTCAGTGGCCCGGCCAGCCTGGCGAGCCATGGCCAGTTGCTCTACTGCCACGACCCCGACAACAGCACCCTGACGCTGTCGGGCCAGGCGGGCGGCTACCTGCCGCAGCCGCGTGCGCTGGCCGAGATCAACAGCCTGCTGCGCCAATCGCCAGATTTGCAGTACGTCTGCGTACAGATTCTTGCCGACAAGCTGGAGCTGCTCGCCGGCCTGGTCGGCCTGGGGTTCGCCATCACGGCCTACCTGCCCGCCTGGCACCTCGAGGGCGGCGCACGCTACGACTGCATCCAACTGGTGCTGCAGACCTTCGCCAGCCGCCCGCGCAGCCACGGTTTCGACGACCAGGTGACCTTCTTCGACCTGGCCTATGCCCAGCTGGCCAAGCGCCTGTGCGGGCTGCGCCTTGCCCAGGCGCATGCCTGA
- a CDS encoding LysR family transcriptional regulator, whose translation MKTPCDLSELDAFAAVARHHSFRKAADERGVSASALSHAMRALEGRLGVRLLNRTTRSVTPTEAGNQLLATLVPALAEVAKGLHELTFKQEVPTGTLRLNVSRPAARLVIAPLLAPFIAAYPRINVELVTDDGLSDIIDKGFDAGVRFGESLAGDMIAVPVGSPQGFVTVAAPGYLSKHGTPDTPQRLLEHTCIGRRFPSGKLYKWEYLAEGRPMRLAVAGPLILEDDTLMIQAAKDGAGIAYVYEEMVRECMAQGQLEEILEDWKVLPSRFFIYYSSRRHVPPALQALIEFVRETQQP comes from the coding sequence ATGAAAACCCCATGTGATCTTTCCGAACTCGACGCCTTCGCCGCAGTGGCTCGCCATCACAGCTTTCGTAAAGCAGCCGACGAGCGAGGCGTATCGGCATCGGCCCTGAGCCACGCCATGCGCGCCCTGGAGGGCAGGTTGGGGGTCAGGCTGCTCAACCGTACCACTCGCAGCGTGACGCCCACTGAAGCGGGCAATCAACTGCTCGCCACGCTGGTTCCAGCGTTGGCGGAGGTCGCCAAAGGGCTGCATGAGCTGACCTTCAAACAGGAAGTTCCCACCGGTACGCTGCGACTGAACGTATCGCGACCTGCAGCTCGCCTCGTCATTGCGCCACTGCTGGCGCCATTCATTGCCGCCTACCCACGTATCAACGTGGAGCTGGTGACTGACGATGGATTGAGCGACATCATCGACAAAGGTTTCGATGCAGGCGTGCGCTTCGGCGAGAGCCTTGCCGGGGACATGATCGCCGTCCCGGTCGGCTCACCACAGGGATTTGTCACCGTTGCCGCCCCCGGTTACCTCAGCAAGCACGGGACACCGGACACGCCACAGAGGCTGCTTGAGCACACCTGCATCGGCAGGCGTTTCCCAAGCGGCAAACTGTACAAGTGGGAATATCTTGCCGAGGGCCGGCCCATGCGCCTGGCCGTGGCAGGACCGTTGATATTGGAAGATGACACCTTGATGATCCAAGCCGCGAAGGACGGTGCCGGGATCGCGTATGTGTATGAAGAAATGGTCAGGGAGTGCATGGCTCAGGGGCAACTGGAGGAAATCCTTGAAGACTGGAAAGTCCTGCCAAGCAGGTTTTTTATCTATTACTCGAGCCGGCGTCACGTACCGCCAGCGCTACAGGCACTGATCGAGTTTGTGCGTGAAACGCAGCAGCCATGA
- a CDS encoding aldo/keto reductase encodes MQKNRLGTSELLISPIGMGTWAIAGQGWEFSWGAQDDRDSLAALEYALERGVNWIDTAAVYGLGHAERLTGQLLRQVPASRRPLVFTKGSLVWDPETLEISHSLAPPSLMKEIEDSLRRLQVDVIDLYQIHWPAFPADGTSEGIEEALATLAQARAQGKIRAIGVSNFDVPQLERARSITDIASLQPPYSALMRDIEEQILPYCATTQVGVIAYSTLQSGLLTGSMTRERIAQLPDDDWRKTRSADFQEPRLSKNLALVEVMANIGARQGVSAAAIAIAWVLRDSAVSGAIVGARRPEQVNGLIDAISVRLGQAEIEEISHYLPEGMGTNVPSSVA; translated from the coding sequence ATGCAAAAGAATCGACTGGGTACATCCGAGTTGCTGATTTCGCCAATTGGCATGGGCACTTGGGCCATTGCGGGGCAAGGGTGGGAGTTCAGCTGGGGGGCACAGGATGACCGCGATAGCCTGGCAGCGTTGGAGTACGCGCTAGAGCGTGGGGTCAACTGGATCGACACGGCGGCGGTCTATGGACTGGGGCATGCTGAACGATTGACGGGACAATTGCTGCGTCAAGTGCCAGCTTCGCGTCGTCCACTGGTATTCACCAAAGGCAGTCTGGTGTGGGATCCCGAGACCCTTGAGATCTCTCATTCGCTCGCCCCCCCGTCACTGATGAAAGAGATTGAGGACAGCCTGCGTCGCTTGCAGGTCGATGTCATCGACCTCTATCAGATTCACTGGCCAGCGTTCCCGGCAGATGGGACCAGCGAAGGCATCGAGGAGGCTTTGGCGACTTTGGCCCAGGCCAGGGCGCAGGGCAAGATAAGGGCAATTGGCGTGTCCAATTTCGATGTTCCCCAGCTTGAGCGAGCCCGCTCGATCACCGATATCGCCTCCCTTCAACCGCCGTATTCAGCGTTGATGCGTGATATTGAGGAGCAGATTCTGCCTTATTGCGCAACGACGCAGGTCGGCGTGATTGCCTACTCGACTTTACAATCTGGCCTACTGACGGGAAGCATGACGCGCGAGCGGATTGCACAGCTGCCCGACGACGACTGGCGAAAAACGCGCAGCGCCGACTTCCAGGAACCTCGCCTGAGCAAGAATCTCGCTTTGGTAGAAGTGATGGCAAACATTGGTGCCAGGCAGGGAGTCAGTGCGGCCGCCATCGCCATCGCTTGGGTACTGCGTGATTCGGCAGTCTCCGGCGCGATAGTGGGTGCACGCCGGCCCGAACAGGTGAACGGGTTGATCGATGCCATCAGCGTTCGTCTTGGCCAGGCTGAAATAGAAGAGATAAGCCACTATTTACCTGAAGGCATGGGTACTAACGTACCCAGCAGTGTGGCCTGA